TTATGGAAACCCGCCAGTTGTGCAGCGGCCGAAGAAGTCCAAAAAAGGAAAAGTGACGCTTGGTTTGTTTGCTTTGATAATTATGGGTGGATTCTAGGAATTCTCTAACATTGGGTTTTCATTTTGGTAATTTCGTTTTCTGAGTAGTAGTAGTTTTGAGTTTTAATTATCAAAAGAAGTTTCTTGACCTTAATTTCCTTGTTATCTTAACCTTAATGAGGATCTTAATAAAACCAAACATTCTTTTCCACGGTGTCTTCTTCTTATCTAGCATCCGATTTCAACTGCTCAAGATAATCTCATTCGTATAATTATTatcttgatctttttttttttttactttcattCAACTATCAAGATGTGATGGACAGATATACAAAATATGATAGACTGATATGCAAAATATTGGATATAAACAATTTACAACATTGGTCGAACAGTTAGCAATGGGGAGTGTCAATCCCAAGCCCAGGTTTACCAACACCGACACAGAGGGAATGTTTGCTCTTTTGGTTTGCTTTGAAGTTAAGAATTTGAAGTTTAATAGGAATATTTCTAAAAATGTATATTAATATATGGGTTTATCAAGTAGACTAAATTTATACAAAAGCAGACTACTTTAATAGAAAAGATAGACTAGTTCGAAATCAAGCCAAACTCATACACTAATACATATAGAGAGTTTACCTCTATATTGAACTAGTTATGAATTCCAATTTGGGTTTGAACTTCAACATTAAAAATGGATAAGgcatataaaaagaaaaaataaatttttagaaGCTAGTATTTATCGGTTCGATTTAGAATTAAGCAAAAGTACATTTTAAACGGGtattaaaatgaagaaattatttgtTTAAAATGAAGAATGTGAAGACTGCCAGCtgtcattttctgtttcggttTGTTATGCCTATTTGAGGTAGCTTAGCTTTCAAACTCTAATCGATAATTCTGGTGATGCTCGCTTGAGTCGTTTCCGCTCTCGTTCATATCTGTCATGGCTATTCTTGACGCCACAGtcctagggttttgattttctgTAGATTGATACCAAAGTTGCTCAGTTCCAACTAAGATTAATTGGTGAAGAGGGCATTTCCTCGAACTCCAACTGTGCAAAAGGTCATCTCTTTTCTTTAATGCCATATGGATTTCCTGGGCTTAAGTTTCACTATTTGTGTTCGAATCCGCTACTATTACATGAGTTCCGATGATCTTTGACCTTATTTTGCTAGAAGTTTCAGTATTTGTGTTCGATTCTGCTTCTATCACATGAGTTATAATGATATTCGTGCTCAAAGTCTCAGTATTTGCGTTCTAATATGCTACTATCACATGAGTTTCGATGATGTAGACCTTGctaaaaaatttcaatatttgtgTTCAAATCTGCTACTATCGTATTGACTTATGTTACTGGTTATGTTGTTCTTCCTCAGTGGCTACTACCACCCAAGACAATTAATTAAGATGGTGCCTGGCTATGTGGCTCACCCAGGTCAACTCGAAGCCGCCCCACCACCACTGGAGGTAGACGGCCCAATTCCAGACAACAACAACCACATCACTAGACCGCGCACCTCCGTCTTCCGCAAACTCTTGTTCATATGCTACATCGTTTGGGTGGTGTATTTGTTAGTCATGCAACCCAAAACCCCCAAGTTCAAGGTCGAATCGGCCACTGTTCAGCTCAATACAGAAGGCTCTAAGTTAACCGCCCAGTGGGATATCACTCTCCTCGCCACCAACCCCAACCACAACTTCAAATTCTATTACAAACGCGTCCAGGCCGATGTCCGCTACGCGCTCGGTTCTTACTTCCTTTTCACGCTCGTGGAAAAGCCGCGTCCTTCCTTTGTTTTGAACAAAAGTAACCAGACTCGTGTGGAGTTGAAATTGAGTGTGTGGAAGGAATGGCTTGGCCAAAAAGTGGTAGAGGAAATCTCCTCTCGTGAAGTGGTGAGTTTCGGAGTCGAACTCAGCTCTCAGGTGTGGTTTATGTCTAGACTAATGCCTCCGGGACGTGTTTGGCTGGTCGTCTCCTGTGACGAGGTCGATTTCAGGTTTTCCTGGAATAATCGGACCGGAAAATTGACGAGTCAGTCAGGAAAGTGTGTTGTTAAGTACGGAAtgatatatatctctgaatgcTTAGTtacttcttctttcctcttcTTCGTTATTTGGGCTTGTTGCGTTTGTGATTCAAAGCCACGCAGATCAGCACGCGTCGCGCCTAGCTAAGTTATGGGCGATAGCACATTAGCACTCAGGTGCAGCACTGCAGAACTTGAAATGTAGAGGCTACTGTAACCTCTTCCATAGTCAGGAGGGGACCTCCTCATGAGCTCTGTAACTTTTTCAAGTCAATATGAAACTCCTCTCTGAGGTTGGTAGATAATGGCAATCCTTATTCTATATTTCAATTTACATCATAAACCTCCATTGCATTTCTAtttcagtatttttttttacactAACTGTCTTAATTCATATTTCACAAATCACAAAAGAAGCTAGGATATCATAGAGTCTTCAATTACATTTCAATGTCCTAAACAGTAGTCAATCACAGAGCTAGTAAACAAAAGCTACTTAGGACAAACCTTTCCGTTTGATTCCGAAAGTTTAACTTCTAACTCGAATCTATAACATAGGTAATGGAATGAGCAATCCAATTCCCTAAGAGAATCTCGATGACACCTCTCATACCCACAAAACACAGAACCTAGGACACCAAAAGCTTTCCATTTGATTTCAGTCTTTTAACTTCCAACACTGCTCTAGTTACCtaacataaagcaagattaatAAGCATTACTTGCCAAAGAGGATGTTGAAGAGGCTTCTAACCATAGGTCCCCTTCTTCCCATAAGAACCTCCCTTACAGCCTTCTCGTCCGGCTCAAACCCCTTGGCTTTCATGTCCTCCAGGAACTGCTTCGCCTCCTCTGTCTTCCCCCGCTGCGCAAACCCCTTAAACACCGCAGTATAAGTCAATGCATTGGGCTTCATTCCCATCCCCATCATCTCCAGCATGTACTTCTtagcaacaacaaggaacttcGGATCAGCGTCTCCGGCCAGAGTCTCAATTAGAATACTGTAAGTGTAAGAATTGGGTGTGACCTTAGAGGCCAACATCCTCTTGTATGCCTTGAGAGCATCCAAGGTCCTGCCCATTTTCGCATACTCCTCAATGATGCCGGTGAAGACCACCACCCCAGGCATGTTACCCTTGTCCATGACCTCAGCCCCAATCTCCGCAGCCTCAAGGTTGTAGCCATCCATCGACAGACCCTCAACCATCTTCACAACACTCAAGATAACACCGGCGGCATAGAAGTTCACCTTCTCATAGACTTCTGCCAAGTCCTTGGGGTCATTTGGACAGACCACAATGGGCTCGGGGCCCTGTTGGTAAGGAGGAGGAACGGGGTCGTAGACATTGTCAATCTCTAATAATCTCTCTATCTCCTCGGAAGTGTTAGCCTTCGCCTTAGTCTTGCTCTTGGATTTAGAGGTTTTTCTTGTCATTGTAGTAATCCCTATAGAAACCAAACACGAAAATTGAAGCAATCAAGATAAGAGGGACATTTTACTCAAATTTCTCAGCAACAAAACAAAGTGTGAGACTAAAGATTGGGGAGGAACATAACCCTAGAAAGATAGAGAACACAGTGAAATTTGATGTGAAGGAATTAAGGGTTACCTGGTACAGACTACAGAGAAAGAAGATGGGACTGTACGTTTTCTTGTGGATAGTGAAGGACTGGAGGAGGCAATAGAATTTTTTGGAAACCGCTGCTaaaacctctctctcttctggtaTTTATTACTCAATATGAAAATTTAAATCAAATTTGGGgtataattgtaatttttggatTTTGCATTTTTTAAAATGGGTTATATGGCGGGATAGGTGTTTTTTTGTCCACATTCCCGCCCAAATTTAAGCGGGTGCCATTACGGCGGTTACccgcccaattttttttttgttactatttaaaaaaaaattccaactaTAGTAATGGGAATTATAACAttgcaacatttttttttcctttcaaaatcctacaaaaataatattctTGAAAGAAACCTCCAAAACTCCAAAAGTGTATTTCTTAATTGCACAaaagtaatattcttgaaagaAAAGGATATGAAAGTGCAgtcattataaaaaaataaaaaagggtgcAACATTTCAGTCTGAGCTAGTAAAAGTAGTGTTTCACTGATTCGGTGATTCAcgcaaaagttaaaaaaaagttGCAGGCTTGCAATAGATTAAGCATGGGGGAGGAGGTAAGGTTGCCTTTTTTGTACAAGAAATCTCTGCCTAGTTTCTGGCCTAGTCTACAAGAACCAAATCAAGTCCCCATGTCCTATATATGCAGCCATCGATGGGTCTTGTCCTCTCACGCTAGCACAGTTGCACAGAGAAATCTGTAAATGCAGGACTTATGTGCATGTTAGATACGGTGCACCTTAATCTCCTACCATACACGTGTCTAGAAATCAATGGTACAGGATTTAGAGACTTCGATGTTTGAGTTGGAGCTTCCCTCCACATTCGTGAGTTAAATGCACCTAAATTTCTGTTCGAGGAAAATCCTCTGTTTCTGCCATTACTGTTGGTAAATTGTAAGAATATCAAGCCAATGTTATGAAATACCGCTTCGAAGAGTTGTGCAATACCTTAGCAAGAATAACATAGGAATGTTCAAACAGATGGAGGGGTATTGATCCTGCTAAATCAGATGATTGATGCTCTGATTAAGCAGAGGTTATTTTACTACAACTTATCGATCCTGCTTAATCTTCCTTTATATGATTTTGTATCCCCTTCATATATTGGCTCACAACAAGTACATGAGAATGAAAGATTTCCCTTCAATTATGTAATGAGGAGATGGGAGATGGAGGTTGAAGCTATTATTTACAACACACAACTTCTATTTTCCAGAAAATCTCTTATGTTGTACCGATAAATCATAATGATTTCTGCTTCCAGAGACCTAAAGAGTTAATTTGTCCCATCAGATGCTCCACTTACTTCTCAGCAGTCAAGGCCCCttagataattaaacaaaaaatgcCCAAGGATAGGAAATGTGAaacatttgtttgaaataaaatttGGTTGACTTCAAGGGCCTGTGCCAGAGCTGTTCTTCAGCCAGTAAATGTAACTtacaaataaaaaactaaagaaTGCATCAAGTTTCACTAGCGTTAGGAAACTTATGTggctgtttttttcttt
Above is a genomic segment from Rosa chinensis cultivar Old Blush chromosome 3, RchiOBHm-V2, whole genome shotgun sequence containing:
- the LOC112195099 gene encoding uncharacterized protein LOC112195099, producing MVPGYVAHPGQLEAAPPPLEVDGPIPDNNNHITRPRTSVFRKLLFICYIVWVVYLLVMQPKTPKFKVESATVQLNTEGSKLTAQWDITLLATNPNHNFKFYYKRVQADVRYALGSYFLFTLVEKPRPSFVLNKSNQTRVELKLSVWKEWLGQKVVEEISSREVVSFGVELSSQVWFMSRLMPPGRVWLVVSCDEVDFRFSWNNRTGKLTSQSGKCVVKYGMIYISECLVTSSFLFFVIWACCVCDSKPRRSARVAPS
- the LOC112195100 gene encoding pentatricopeptide repeat-containing protein At4g38150 — encoded protein: MTRKTSKSKSKTKAKANTSEEIERLLEIDNVYDPVPPPYQQGPEPIVVCPNDPKDLAEVYEKVNFYAAGVILSVVKMVEGLSMDGYNLEAAEIGAEVMDKGNMPGVVVFTGIIEEYAKMGRTLDALKAYKRMLASKVTPNSYTYSILIETLAGDADPKFLVVAKKYMLEMMGMGMKPNALTYTAVFKGFAQRGKTEEAKQFLEDMKAKGFEPDEKAVREVLMGRRGPMVRSLFNILFGK